In one window of Tumebacillus algifaecis DNA:
- a CDS encoding tryptophan 2,3-dioxygenase family protein produces MQNRETDYEKYIRTTELLQLQKVEGELCCDDELTFQTVHQISELHFKLILQHLRLAKSALIVGEKRTASRQLHRANIHLLHLPTVFKILEQMEPTHYHTIRLALGSGSGQDSPGFNQILQEGPQLWEPFDQLLTTHFISLLEIHQQPDKHRDFFDLIQELINFDQNFQNFRYQHFMLVRRMIGIQTTSLKGVPANQLQRGVRQEFFPELWQAICDQTAAAGSSYSASTS; encoded by the coding sequence ATGCAAAACCGCGAGACCGATTATGAAAAGTACATCCGTACCACAGAGCTCTTGCAACTCCAAAAGGTGGAGGGAGAATTGTGCTGTGATGATGAGCTCACGTTTCAGACTGTTCATCAAATCTCAGAACTGCATTTTAAGCTAATTCTCCAACATCTTCGCCTTGCCAAGAGCGCATTGATTGTGGGAGAGAAGCGAACTGCCAGCCGTCAACTCCATCGAGCGAACATTCACCTGCTTCATTTGCCAACCGTCTTCAAAATCTTAGAGCAGATGGAGCCGACCCATTATCATACCATCCGTCTGGCGCTCGGGAGCGGGAGCGGGCAGGACTCACCCGGTTTTAATCAAATCTTGCAAGAAGGTCCGCAGCTGTGGGAGCCGTTTGATCAACTGCTGACGACTCATTTCATTTCGCTTTTGGAGATCCACCAACAACCGGATAAACATCGAGACTTCTTTGATCTCATTCAAGAGTTGATTAACTTTGATCAAAACTTCCAGAACTTCCGCTATCAACATTTCATGCTGGTCCGTCGCATGATCGGAATCCAGACCACGAGCTTGAAAGGAGTCCCTGCCAACCAATTGCAGCGCGGTGTTCGCCAAGAGTTTTTCCCGGAACTCTGGCAAGC